One window of Channa argus isolate prfri chromosome 4, Channa argus male v1.0, whole genome shotgun sequence genomic DNA carries:
- the bpgm gene encoding bisphosphoglycerate mutase translates to MSKYKLFLLRHGEGAWNKENRFCSWVDQKLSEDGVKEAQDCGRLLKEKGYKFDIVFTSILSRSIQTAWLVLEAMGQEWVPVVKSWRLNERHYGSLIGLNRAEMALQHGEEKVKLWRRSYDITPPPIDESHPYFLEIYNDRRYTTCDVPKENLPRTESLKEVLDRLLPYWESTVVPEVKEGRTVLISAHGNSCRALLKHLEGISDKDIASVTLPTGIPVLLELDENLRPVKPRQLLGDQAKIQAAIKKVEDQGKAKPSL, encoded by the exons ATGTCCAAGTACAAACTCTTTCTTCTGAGGCATGGTGAAGGGGCCTGGAACAAAGAGAACCGTTTTTGCAGCTGGGTTGACCAGAAGCTGAGTGAGGATGGGGTGAAGGAGGCCCAGGACTGTGGCAGGCTTCTGAAGGAGAAGGGCTACAAGTTTGACATAGTATTCACATCCATACTTAGCCGCTCCATCCAGACAGCCTGGCTGGTGCTTGAGGCTATGGGCCAGGAGTGGGTCCCTGTGGTCAAGTCTTGGAGACTTAACGAGCGCCACTACGGTTCCCTGATTGGCTTGAACCGGGCAGAGATGGCTTTACAACATGGGGAGGAAAAGGTGAAGTTGTGGAGAAGGAGCTACGACATCACTCCCCCTCCAATTGACGAATCCCACCCTTACTTTCTGGAAATCTACAATGACCGTAGATACACCACTTGTGATGTGCCAAAAGAGAACCTTCCTCGAACAGAGAGCCTGAAAGAGGTGCTGGACAGACTGCTGCCTTACTGGGAAAGCACTGTGGTGCCAGAGGTAAAGGAAGGCAGGACTGTGCTCATTTCGGCTCATGGAAACAGCTGCAGGGCCCTGTTGAAGCACCTGGAAG GTATCTCAGATAAGGACATAGCCAGCGTGACTTTACCTACAGGGATACCTGTGCTGCTTGAACTGGATGAAAACCTCAGGCCTGTGAAACCTCGACAGCTGCTGGGAGACCAGGCAAAGATTCAGGCGGCCATCAAAAAAGTGGAGGACCAGGGAAAAGCCAAACCCTCACtttaa
- the LOC137126264 gene encoding troponin I, slow skeletal muscle-like, which produces MQCTVFFQTLSKMHTFLFQKSKPKISASRRLFLKTKMLKKAMAMLDNENQIRNDEKERTLAEKVPGLQLSGLSLQDLQNLCKELHQKIDVADEERYDIDAKVKINDSKIQDLSQKIFELKGKMKRPNLRRVRVSADAMLGALLGSKVKESVDFKANLKTVKKEEEKKEEVTDWRKNVDAMSGMEGRKKLFNAGQ; this is translated from the exons ATGCAATGTACAGTTTTCTTCCAAACACTGAGTAAAATGCATACATTTCTTTTCCAGAAATCAAAGCCAAAAATCTCTGCCTCTCGCAGACTGTTCTTGAAG ACCAAAATGCTAAAGAAGGCCATGGCTATGCTGGACAATGAAAACCAAATCAGAAACGATGAAAAGGAAAGAACCCTTGCTGAGAAAGTACCAGGGCTCCAACTGTCAGGCCTGTCATTGCAAGACCTACAG AATCTTTGCAAAGAGCTACACCAGAAAATCGATGTTGCTGATGAAGAGAGGTATGACATTGATGCTAAAGTGAAGATTAATGACAGCAAA ATTCAGGACCTGTCTCAGAAGATCTTCGAGCTGAAGGGTAAGATGAAGAGACCAAACCTGAGGAGGGTGAGGGTATCTGCTGATGCCATGCTGGGAGCTCTGTTGGGCTCTAAGGTCAAAGAGTCTGTTGACTTCAAGGCCAACCTCAAAACtgtgaagaaggaggaggaaaag aaaGAGGAGGTGACTGACTGGCGTAAGAACGTGGATGCCATGTCTGGTATGGAGGGAAGAAAGAAGCTATTTAATGCTGGGCAGTAG
- the LOC137126265 gene encoding troponin I, slow skeletal muscle-like translates to MLVAETEEKKHLKERVVNECFPPLKLSDLSVEELKDLCKDLHHKIDVVDEARYDIEVKVAKNEQEIQSLNQKIVELKGAKRPHLKKVKKTAEDKLGAYTDASKLTKADFKVKLKTVKKEDEKKEEVTDWRKNVEAMSGMEGRKKLFDAGQ, encoded by the exons ATGCTTGTGGCTGAAACCGAAGAGAAGAAACACCTTAAAGAAAGAGTTGTGAATGAATGCTTCCCTCCACTGAAGCTGTCAGATCTGTCAGTCGAGGAGCTCAAG gATCTTTGCAAAGACCTACATCATAAGATTGATGTTGTAGATGAGGCACGTTATGATATCGAGGTCAAGGTAGCCAAAAATGAACAagag ATACAGTCACTGAATCAGAAGATTGTTGAGCTGAAGGGGGCAAAGAGACCCCACCTGAAGAAGGTGAAGAAAACTGCTGAAGACAAGCTGGGTGCATACACTGACGCCTCCAAACTCACAAAGGCTGATTTTAAGGTCAAGCTTAAGACAGTgaagaaagaagatgaaaag AAAGAAGAAGTGACTGACTGGCGTAAGAACGTGGAGGCCATGTCTGGTATGGAAGGCAGGAAGAAGCTGTTTGATGCCGGACAGTAG
- the LOC137126192 gene encoding interleukin-17 receptor A isoform X2, with translation MCRVAFFCFLLTTGLTMSSCLRIFNKRLNCSQQGLGHCKIRNCSGNHMVVPLQHAPTGPEWDNKEQLGTGQDKDELVPVVNVTWKLKADASLFNLSGSEIKILDKSTNQSICVQYLLRIQQQLNPNKERWTFSLDEVVVEPGHNYMISVLNLPEPEGGETEMIRKQVAIPGCNDSRIKMAQFCLENGSLWNPHITTDVSIDKEHKKMYVVLGFETALYSERYQIFIESPGFKYLKNLSKGNRKSLNVTLDLDLWELSECELSLTIQPFFTRCKNDCWRPKRSINYCHYYPPRTSIIKATLGLLIIDGFLIYLLWRVIHKAPVKTSSSAAKEQPECFQVQERKRVLIIYSLDHPLYKNIVLKLCGFLATKCGTEVVLDLLDSTRLGVLGSIQWLDWHRQQIQSSSDKILILCSPGVQAKWKAMCGDKQVFLREDVHSPVGDMLTPALSLIVPHFIRSASFEKYIVAYFDCVCSEDDVPSPFNITVRYNLMKQFEELFFRILDTEKHRPGAVNHIEGLSEDNYHQCLSGRALRDALEAFQAYQLENPQWFEDELLESTELDVEETSYEIYPIYPSIQENNFFITYCVPDSTQITNHVKTQESDFTADKTGLHTDQLQLMSSAEFNPLI, from the exons ATGTGCCGtgttgcttttttctgttttcttttgacaaCTGGACTCACAATGTCGTCTTGTCTTAGAATTTTTAACAAACGTCTGAACTGCAGTCAGCAG GGTCTTGGTCACTGCAAAATCC GTAACTGCTCTGGCAATCACATGGTTGTACCACTTCAACATGCTCCTACTGGCCCAGAGTGGGACAATAAAGAGCAGCTGGGAACTGGACAGGACAAAGATGAGCTTGTTCCTGTTGTAAATGTGACATGGAAACTGAAGGCAGATG CAAGTCTGTTTAACCTTTCTGGATCAGAGATAAAAATTCTGGATAAAAGCACAAATCAAAGTatttgtgtacagtatttgttaagaatccaacaacaactgaatccaAACAAAGAGAGG tggACATTTTCCTTGGATGAAGTTGTGGTAGAGCCTGGACATAATTATATGATCTCAGTTTTGAATTTGCCCGAACCTGAGGGTGGAGaaacagaaatgatcagaaaacaAGTTGCAATCCCAG GATGCAATGACAGCAGAATCAAAATGGCCCAGTTTTGTTtggaaaatg gCAGTTTGTGGAACCCTCACATCACCACTGATGTGTCTATTGACAaggaacataaaaaaatgtatgttgttttgggttttgAGACAGCACTGTATTCAGAGAGATATCAGATCTTCATCGAGAGTCCTGgcttcaaatatttaaagaatcTTTCAAAG GGGAACCGGAAATCGCTGAATGTGACGTTAGACTTAGATTTGTGGGAGCTGTCAGAATGCGAGTTGTCGTTAACG ATTCAGCCGTTTTTTACACGGTGCAAGAATGACTGTTGGCGCCCAAAAAGGAGTATCAATTACTGCCACT attatCCACCAAGGACTTCAATTATAAAGGCCACTTTGGGGCTGCTTATCATTGATGGCttccttatttatttactgtggaGAGTAATTCATAAAG CTCCTGTGAAAACATCCTCATCTGCTGCCAAAGAACAACCAGAGTGTTTTCAAGTCCAAGAAAGAAAACGAGTCCTCATCATCTACTCCCTTGATCACccattatataaaaacattgttcTCAAGCTTTGTGGCTTCCTGGCAACCAAATGTGGTACTGAGGTGGTCTTGGATCTGTTAGACTCTACCAGGCTGGGAGTGTTGGGAAGCATCCAGTGGTTGGACTGGCACAGACAGCAAATACAGAGCTCTTCAGATAAAATACTAATCTTGTGCTCACCAGGGGTACAAGCCAAATGGAAAGCCATGTGTGGTGACAAACAGGTCTTTCTAAGAGAGGATGTTCATTCACCTGTAGGTGACATGCTCACTCCAGCCCTCAGCCTCATTGTCCCTCATTTTATTCGATCTGCTTCATTTGAAAAGTACATTGTGGCCtattttgattgtgtttgttcTGAAGATGATGTTCCTTCACCATTTAACATTACAGTCCGGTACAACCTTATGAAACAGTTTGAGGAGCTCTTTTTCAGAATCCTGGACACAGAAAAGCATCGACCCGGAGCAGTGAATCACATTGAAGGACTTTCAGAGGACAACTATCATCAGTGCCTCTCAGGTAGAGCTCTGCGGGATGCATTAGAGGCTTTCCAGGCATACCAGCTGGAGAATCCACAGTGGTTTGAAGATGAACTCCTGGAGAGCACAGAGTTGGATGTTGAGGAGACCTCATATGAAATCTAtcctatctatccatctatccaggA GAACAacttttttattacatattgtGTGCCTGACTCCACCCAAATCACCAACCATGTGAAGACACAAGAAAGTGATTTCACTGCAGACAAAACAGGACTTCACACAGATCAGCTTCAGCTGATGTCTTCAGCTGAATTCAACCCTTTGATTTGA
- the LOC137126192 gene encoding interleukin-17 receptor A isoform X1: MCRVAFFCFLLTTGLTMSSCLRIFNKRLNCSQQGLGHCKIRNCSGNHMVVPLQHAPTGPEWDNKEQLGTGQDKDELVPVVNVTWKLKADASLFNLSGSEIKILDKSTNQSICVQYLLRIQQQLNPNKERWTFSLDEVVVEPGHNYMISVLNLPEPEGGETEMIRKQVAIPGSLWNPHITTDVSIDKEHKKMYVVLGFETALYSERYQIFIESPGFKYLKNLSKGNRKSLNVTLDLDLWELSECELSLTIQPFFTRCKNDCWRPKRSINYCHYYPPRTSIIKATLGLLIIDGFLIYLLWRVIHKAPVKTSSSAAKEQPECFQVQERKRVLIIYSLDHPLYKNIVLKLCGFLATKCGTEVVLDLLDSTRLGVLGSIQWLDWHRQQIQSSSDKILILCSPGVQAKWKAMCGDKQVFLREDVHSPVGDMLTPALSLIVPHFIRSASFEKYIVAYFDCVCSEDDVPSPFNITVRYNLMKQFEELFFRILDTEKHRPGAVNHIEGLSEDNYHQCLSGRALRDALEAFQAYQLENPQWFEDELLESTELDVEETSYEIYPIYPSIQE; encoded by the exons ATGTGCCGtgttgcttttttctgttttcttttgacaaCTGGACTCACAATGTCGTCTTGTCTTAGAATTTTTAACAAACGTCTGAACTGCAGTCAGCAG GGTCTTGGTCACTGCAAAATCC GTAACTGCTCTGGCAATCACATGGTTGTACCACTTCAACATGCTCCTACTGGCCCAGAGTGGGACAATAAAGAGCAGCTGGGAACTGGACAGGACAAAGATGAGCTTGTTCCTGTTGTAAATGTGACATGGAAACTGAAGGCAGATG CAAGTCTGTTTAACCTTTCTGGATCAGAGATAAAAATTCTGGATAAAAGCACAAATCAAAGTatttgtgtacagtatttgttaagaatccaacaacaactgaatccaAACAAAGAGAGG tggACATTTTCCTTGGATGAAGTTGTGGTAGAGCCTGGACATAATTATATGATCTCAGTTTTGAATTTGCCCGAACCTGAGGGTGGAGaaacagaaatgatcagaaaacaAGTTGCAATCCCAG gCAGTTTGTGGAACCCTCACATCACCACTGATGTGTCTATTGACAaggaacataaaaaaatgtatgttgttttgggttttgAGACAGCACTGTATTCAGAGAGATATCAGATCTTCATCGAGAGTCCTGgcttcaaatatttaaagaatcTTTCAAAG GGGAACCGGAAATCGCTGAATGTGACGTTAGACTTAGATTTGTGGGAGCTGTCAGAATGCGAGTTGTCGTTAACG ATTCAGCCGTTTTTTACACGGTGCAAGAATGACTGTTGGCGCCCAAAAAGGAGTATCAATTACTGCCACT attatCCACCAAGGACTTCAATTATAAAGGCCACTTTGGGGCTGCTTATCATTGATGGCttccttatttatttactgtggaGAGTAATTCATAAAG CTCCTGTGAAAACATCCTCATCTGCTGCCAAAGAACAACCAGAGTGTTTTCAAGTCCAAGAAAGAAAACGAGTCCTCATCATCTACTCCCTTGATCACccattatataaaaacattgttcTCAAGCTTTGTGGCTTCCTGGCAACCAAATGTGGTACTGAGGTGGTCTTGGATCTGTTAGACTCTACCAGGCTGGGAGTGTTGGGAAGCATCCAGTGGTTGGACTGGCACAGACAGCAAATACAGAGCTCTTCAGATAAAATACTAATCTTGTGCTCACCAGGGGTACAAGCCAAATGGAAAGCCATGTGTGGTGACAAACAGGTCTTTCTAAGAGAGGATGTTCATTCACCTGTAGGTGACATGCTCACTCCAGCCCTCAGCCTCATTGTCCCTCATTTTATTCGATCTGCTTCATTTGAAAAGTACATTGTGGCCtattttgattgtgtttgttcTGAAGATGATGTTCCTTCACCATTTAACATTACAGTCCGGTACAACCTTATGAAACAGTTTGAGGAGCTCTTTTTCAGAATCCTGGACACAGAAAAGCATCGACCCGGAGCAGTGAATCACATTGAAGGACTTTCAGAGGACAACTATCATCAGTGCCTCTCAGGTAGAGCTCTGCGGGATGCATTAGAGGCTTTCCAGGCATACCAGCTGGAGAATCCACAGTGGTTTGAAGATGAACTCCTGGAGAGCACAGAGTTGGATGTTGAGGAGACCTCATATGAAATCTAtcctatctatccatctatccaggAGTAA
- the zgc:136858 gene encoding uncharacterized protein zgc:136858 isoform X1: protein MFNLLGNVSSILVAVEKGFPQTWNRMRLLKRASTLILRRGTYQSTWCKKDSLFRVHPSVSRALAENKPVVALESAIITHGMPYPHNLSTTKDVEAIVRAEGATPATVAIIEGKVHVGLSSEELDCLAGSKNSVKVSRRDLPYVVSKGLTGGTTVSATMIAAHYVGIPVFVTGGIGGVHRSGEKNLDISADLTELGRTSIAVVSAGVKSILDIGRTLEFLETQGVCVASYGSSKNFPAFFSPQSGFTSPYQVSNPEEAATLIASCLSLGLQSGVLLAVPIPEEHAAAGQQIEDAIQAAVAQVSVKGITGRDVTPFILQKVNELTKGKSLQANIALIRNNARVGSQIACALSKQRIERDVRSKTPHPRQPISDTVTDIVVIGGINVDFIAKGKAKTIHFGQTNPGSVFQSFGGVGRNIADSLSRLGQRPLLISATGADSHSDAILNYCKHMNTSAVARLEEQSTATYCAVITEGGELSLGLGDMDIHQHITEHYVSQFEKQLLSATLVCLDGNIPVSTIDYICSNAKKHNINVWYEPTDSEKACKPFLSDAWKSLSYSSPNLAELCTMNKTLGYSTPKELPSSLEEVLSVAMALSRPLLEHLHCLVVTLGADGLLVCGEHDAGSVNLQPRKQIRRRKLCALHYSALPLTGKELINVSGAGDSLAGALMAGILQGRDTDSCVRMGLMAARLSLASPHPIAPTLTLESVDPDKIQTQPKPTFMWIE, encoded by the exons ATGTTCAACCTTCTGGGCAACGTTTCCAGCATTTTAGTTGCAGTGGAAAAG GGTTTCCCACAAACTTGGAACAGAATGAGGCTGCTAAAAAGAGCCTCCACCCTCATCCTGAGAAGAGGGACATATCAGAGCACATGGTGCAAAAAGG ACAGCCTCTTCAGAGTCCATCCATCTGTATCACGGGCACTGGCAGAAAACAAACCAGTGGTTGCCCTTGAGAGCGCTATTATCACACATGGCATGCCCTATCCTCACAACCTGAG CACAACAAAGGATGTGGAGGCCATTGTGCGAGCTGAAGGGGCCACTCCAGCCACAGTGGCAATCATTGAGGGTAAAGTCCATGTTGGTCTGTCATCAGAGGAGCTTGACTGCCTCGCCGGCAGCAAGAACTCTGTGAAGGTGTCCCGCCGTGATCTGCCATATGTCGTCAGCAAA GGACTCACTGGAGGAACAACAGTGTCAGCCACCATGATAGCGGCACATTACGTTGGCATCCCTGTGTTTGTCACAGGAGGTATTGGAGGAGTTCACAGATCTGGAGAGAAGA ATCTGGACATCAGTGCAGATCTGACAGAGCTGGGCAGGACTTCTATTGCTGTTGTCTCAGCTGGGGTAAAATCTATTCTGGACATTGGTCGCACCCTCGAATTCCTC GAGACACAGGGTGTCTGTGTAGCCAGCTATGGATCATCAAAGAATTTCCCTGCTTTCTTCTCTCCACAAAGTGGATTCACTTCCCCGTACCAAGTCAGCAACCCTGAGGAGGCTGCCACTCTGATTG CAAGTTGTCTGTCACTGGGTCTTCAAAGTGGTGTCCTTTTAGCCGTGCCCATTCCTGAGGAGCATGCAGCAGCAGGCCAACAGATAGAGGATGCTATACAGGCTGCAGTAGCACAAGTGAG TGTTAAAGGTATCACAGGAAGAGATGTGACACCCTTCATCCTTCAGAAGGTCAACGAGTTGACTAAAGGAAAGTCCCTTCAGGCCA ACATTGCTCTCATTCGTAACAATGCCAGAGTTGGAAGTCAAATAGCCTGTGCACTGTCTAAACAAAGAATTGAGAGAGACGTAAGAAGCAAAACCCCTCATCCCAGACAACCCATATCAGACACAGTCACAGACATT GTTGTCATTGGAGGAATAAATGTGGATTTTATTGCTAAAGggaaagcaaaaacaattcaT TTTGGGCAAACTAATCCAGGAAGTGTCTTTCAGTCATTTGGTGGTGTGGGGCGGAATATTGCGG ACTCTCTGAGTCGCCTAGGCCAGAGACCATTGTTGATTTCTGCCACTGGAGCTGATTCCCACAGTGATGCAATTTTAAACTACTGTAAACACATG AACACAAGTGCTGTGGCAAGGCTGGAAGAGCAAAGTACAGCTACTTACTGTGCTGTTATAACTGAGGGTGGAGAACTGAGTCTTGGATTGGGTGACATGGATATTCATCAGCATATCACAGAGCACTAT gTCTCACAGTTTGAGAAGCAGCTTTTATCAGCCACTCTTGTGTGTCTTGATGGAAATATCCCTGTCTCCACAATCGACTATATTTGTTCTAATGCCAAAAAGCACAACATTAATG TTTGGTATGAGCCAACTGATTCAGAAAAGGCTTGTAAGCCTTTCCTGTCAGATGCCTGGAAGTCTCTGTCCTATTCATCCCCAAACCTGGCAGAGTTGTGCACTATGAACAAAACACTGGGTTACTCAACACCTAAAG AGCTGCCGAGCTCACTGGAGGAGGTGCTAAGTGTTGCTATGGCTCTTTCACGCCCCCTCCTGGAGCATCTTCACTGTTTGGTGGTGACTCTGGGGGCTGATGGGCTGTTGGTGTGTGGAGAGCACGATGCTGGCTCGGTCAACCTGCAGCCAAGGAAACAGATCAGG AGAAGAAAGCTTTGTGCTCTACATTACTCAGCACTGCCTTTGACTGGAAAAGAGTTGATAAATGTGTCAGGAGCAGGGGACAG TCTTGCAGGTGCCTTGATGGCTGGGATTCTACAGGGaagagacacagacagctgTGTTCGAATGGGGCTTATGGCTGCAAGGTTGTCCTTGGCATCACCACACCCCATCGCACCTACACTCACCTTAGAGTCTGTAGATCCCGACAAAATCCAGACTCAACCTAAACCGACCTTTATGTGGATAgagtaa
- the zgc:136858 gene encoding uncharacterized protein zgc:136858 isoform X2 has translation MRLLKRASTLILRRGTYQSTWCKKDSLFRVHPSVSRALAENKPVVALESAIITHGMPYPHNLSTTKDVEAIVRAEGATPATVAIIEGKVHVGLSSEELDCLAGSKNSVKVSRRDLPYVVSKGLTGGTTVSATMIAAHYVGIPVFVTGGIGGVHRSGEKNLDISADLTELGRTSIAVVSAGVKSILDIGRTLEFLETQGVCVASYGSSKNFPAFFSPQSGFTSPYQVSNPEEAATLIASCLSLGLQSGVLLAVPIPEEHAAAGQQIEDAIQAAVAQVSVKGITGRDVTPFILQKVNELTKGKSLQANIALIRNNARVGSQIACALSKQRIERDVRSKTPHPRQPISDTVTDIVVIGGINVDFIAKGKAKTIHFGQTNPGSVFQSFGGVGRNIADSLSRLGQRPLLISATGADSHSDAILNYCKHMNTSAVARLEEQSTATYCAVITEGGELSLGLGDMDIHQHITEHYVSQFEKQLLSATLVCLDGNIPVSTIDYICSNAKKHNINVWYEPTDSEKACKPFLSDAWKSLSYSSPNLAELCTMNKTLGYSTPKELPSSLEEVLSVAMALSRPLLEHLHCLVVTLGADGLLVCGEHDAGSVNLQPRKQIRRRKLCALHYSALPLTGKELINVSGAGDSLAGALMAGILQGRDTDSCVRMGLMAARLSLASPHPIAPTLTLESVDPDKIQTQPKPTFMWIE, from the exons ATGAGGCTGCTAAAAAGAGCCTCCACCCTCATCCTGAGAAGAGGGACATATCAGAGCACATGGTGCAAAAAGG ACAGCCTCTTCAGAGTCCATCCATCTGTATCACGGGCACTGGCAGAAAACAAACCAGTGGTTGCCCTTGAGAGCGCTATTATCACACATGGCATGCCCTATCCTCACAACCTGAG CACAACAAAGGATGTGGAGGCCATTGTGCGAGCTGAAGGGGCCACTCCAGCCACAGTGGCAATCATTGAGGGTAAAGTCCATGTTGGTCTGTCATCAGAGGAGCTTGACTGCCTCGCCGGCAGCAAGAACTCTGTGAAGGTGTCCCGCCGTGATCTGCCATATGTCGTCAGCAAA GGACTCACTGGAGGAACAACAGTGTCAGCCACCATGATAGCGGCACATTACGTTGGCATCCCTGTGTTTGTCACAGGAGGTATTGGAGGAGTTCACAGATCTGGAGAGAAGA ATCTGGACATCAGTGCAGATCTGACAGAGCTGGGCAGGACTTCTATTGCTGTTGTCTCAGCTGGGGTAAAATCTATTCTGGACATTGGTCGCACCCTCGAATTCCTC GAGACACAGGGTGTCTGTGTAGCCAGCTATGGATCATCAAAGAATTTCCCTGCTTTCTTCTCTCCACAAAGTGGATTCACTTCCCCGTACCAAGTCAGCAACCCTGAGGAGGCTGCCACTCTGATTG CAAGTTGTCTGTCACTGGGTCTTCAAAGTGGTGTCCTTTTAGCCGTGCCCATTCCTGAGGAGCATGCAGCAGCAGGCCAACAGATAGAGGATGCTATACAGGCTGCAGTAGCACAAGTGAG TGTTAAAGGTATCACAGGAAGAGATGTGACACCCTTCATCCTTCAGAAGGTCAACGAGTTGACTAAAGGAAAGTCCCTTCAGGCCA ACATTGCTCTCATTCGTAACAATGCCAGAGTTGGAAGTCAAATAGCCTGTGCACTGTCTAAACAAAGAATTGAGAGAGACGTAAGAAGCAAAACCCCTCATCCCAGACAACCCATATCAGACACAGTCACAGACATT GTTGTCATTGGAGGAATAAATGTGGATTTTATTGCTAAAGggaaagcaaaaacaattcaT TTTGGGCAAACTAATCCAGGAAGTGTCTTTCAGTCATTTGGTGGTGTGGGGCGGAATATTGCGG ACTCTCTGAGTCGCCTAGGCCAGAGACCATTGTTGATTTCTGCCACTGGAGCTGATTCCCACAGTGATGCAATTTTAAACTACTGTAAACACATG AACACAAGTGCTGTGGCAAGGCTGGAAGAGCAAAGTACAGCTACTTACTGTGCTGTTATAACTGAGGGTGGAGAACTGAGTCTTGGATTGGGTGACATGGATATTCATCAGCATATCACAGAGCACTAT gTCTCACAGTTTGAGAAGCAGCTTTTATCAGCCACTCTTGTGTGTCTTGATGGAAATATCCCTGTCTCCACAATCGACTATATTTGTTCTAATGCCAAAAAGCACAACATTAATG TTTGGTATGAGCCAACTGATTCAGAAAAGGCTTGTAAGCCTTTCCTGTCAGATGCCTGGAAGTCTCTGTCCTATTCATCCCCAAACCTGGCAGAGTTGTGCACTATGAACAAAACACTGGGTTACTCAACACCTAAAG AGCTGCCGAGCTCACTGGAGGAGGTGCTAAGTGTTGCTATGGCTCTTTCACGCCCCCTCCTGGAGCATCTTCACTGTTTGGTGGTGACTCTGGGGGCTGATGGGCTGTTGGTGTGTGGAGAGCACGATGCTGGCTCGGTCAACCTGCAGCCAAGGAAACAGATCAGG AGAAGAAAGCTTTGTGCTCTACATTACTCAGCACTGCCTTTGACTGGAAAAGAGTTGATAAATGTGTCAGGAGCAGGGGACAG TCTTGCAGGTGCCTTGATGGCTGGGATTCTACAGGGaagagacacagacagctgTGTTCGAATGGGGCTTATGGCTGCAAGGTTGTCCTTGGCATCACCACACCCCATCGCACCTACACTCACCTTAGAGTCTGTAGATCCCGACAAAATCCAGACTCAACCTAAACCGACCTTTATGTGGATAgagtaa